A region from the Vicia villosa cultivar HV-30 ecotype Madison, WI linkage group LG3, Vvil1.0, whole genome shotgun sequence genome encodes:
- the LOC131658605 gene encoding uncharacterized protein LOC131658605 codes for MSSIPPSSSKTTRNIPPSSTCKEDVRFCMRPSKSNYVKIRLHHRGQLVESPCKWYVNGLVSELDWEWDTDYMSYMDLENLIKDEGYININCMWYWNPRFSFGRGLRPLNCDNDVLKFVEDIKGFELVDVYVEHTIEETPVVEDDVDGCSSSRSGLRYKLGMKFWFLSYMPSFLCICESNYRQSSQFLFDNLLNFSKQSSLLDSKMDGGDVDGHGVMRVYHEALLMLVLFWRC; via the exons ATGAGTAGCAttccaccatcatcatcaaagacGACGCGCAACATTCCACCATCATCAACTTGCAAAGAGGATGTTCGTTTCTGTATGAG ACCATCTAAAAGCAACTACGTTAAGATAAGGCTTCATCATAGGGGACAGTTAGTAGAGAGTCCATGTAAATGGTATGTTAATGGTTTGGTGTCTGAACTGGATTGGGAATGGGATACGGACTACATGTCGTACATGGATTTAGAAAATTTGATTAAGGATGAGGGATATATAAATATCAACTGTATGTGGTACTGGAACCCTAGGTTTTCCTTTGGTCGTGGCCTTAGACCCCTAAACTGTGATAATGATGTTCTTAAGTTTGTTGAGGATATTAAGGGCTTTGAATTGGTGGATGTGTATGTTGAGCACACAATAGAAGAGACTCCTgttgttgaggatgatgttgatGGCTGCTCATCTTCGCGTTCTGGGTTACGTTACAAATTGGGGATGAAGTTCTGG TTTCTTTCGTATATGCCTAGTTTCCTTTGTATATGCGAGAGTAATTATCGACAATCCTCTCAATTTCTCTTTGACAATCTTCTCAATTTCTCAAAACAATCTTCCCTG CTCGATTCGAAGATGGATGGCGGTGATGTTGATGGACATGGAGTAATGCGAGTTTATCAT GAAGCTCTCTTGATGTTGGTGCTATTTTGGAGATGTTAA
- the LOC131662197 gene encoding internal alternative NAD(P)H-ubiquinone oxidoreductase A1, mitochondrial-like, producing MDIFHLIYSNTHHKETHQKESIKNPCEVETKTITRTSMAWLRNLSKFSNIKSSQRPNKTDPFFLLPSFTFFSHFSSQPIEEKPYVKPVEHSSGLEPTKPHEKPRVVVLGSGWAGCRLMKGLDPHIYDIVCVSPRNHMVFTPLLASTCVGTLEFRSVAEPIGRIQPAISREPGSYFFLANCTSIDAHNHTVECETVTDGEQTIDPWKFTVSYDKLVIALGSHPSTFGIQGVNEHAIFLREVYHAQEIRRKLLLNLMLSDVPGIPEEEKQRLLHCVVVGGGPTGVEFSGELSDFIMKDVRQRYTHVKDYIRVTLIEANEILSSFDDRLRLYATKQLTKSGVRLVRGIVKDVKAQKIILNDGTEVPYGLLVWSTGVGPSPIIQSLDLPKAPGGRVGVDEWLRVPSVQDVFSIGDCSGFVESTGRPTLPALAQVAERQGKYLANTLNKIGKAGAGHANSGKEIELGDPFVYKHLGSMATIGRYKALVDLRQSKEGKGIALAGVLSFFIWRSAYITRVVSWRNRFYVFINWITTLVFGRDISRL from the exons ATGGATATCTTCCATCTCATATATTCTAACACACACCATAAAGAAACACACCAAAAAGAATCCATAAAAAACCCATGTGAGGTTGAGACAAAGACCATAACCAGAACTAGCATGGCTTGGTTAAGAAATCTCTCAAAATTTTCCAACATTAAATCATCTCAAAGACCCAATAAGACTGACCCATTTTTCCTTTTACCAtccttcacatttttctcccATTTCAGCTCCCAACCCATTGAGGAAAAGCCTTATGTTAAGCCTGTTGAGCATTCTTCAGGTTTGGAACCAACAAAGCCTCATGAGAAACCAAGGGTGGTTGTGTTGGGTTCAGGCTGGGCTGGGTGCAGACTTATGAAAGGGTTGGACCCTCATATTTATGACATTGTTTGTGTCTCACCTAGGAACCACATGGTGTTTACCCCTCTACTGGCTTCCACTTGTGTTGGAACTCTTGAGTTTAGATCAGTTGCTGAACCCATTGGAAGGATCCAACCAGCTATTTCTAGAGAGCCTGGTTCTTATTTCTTTCTTGCCAATTGTACTTCCATTGATGCACATAATCATACG GTGGAGTGTGAGACTGTAACTGATGGAGAGCAGACAATAGATCCTTGGAAATTTACAGTCTCTTATGATAAGCTAGTAATTGCATTAGGATCACATCCGTCTACTTTTGGAATTCAAGGAGTCAATGAACACGCCATTTTTCTTCGCGAAGTTTACCATGCACAGGAAATTCGTAGGAAGTTGCTCCTAAACTTGATGTTATCTGATGTTCCAG GAATTCCAGAAGAGGAAAAGCAAAGGCTTTTGCACTGTGTTGTTGTTGGGGGTGGTCCTACTGGAGTTGAATTCAGTGGTGAACTTAGTGATTTTATCATGAAGGATGTACGCCAAAGGTATACACATGTGAAGGATTACATCCGTGTTACTTTAATTGAG GCAAATGAGatattatcttcttttgatgACCGACTCAGGCTCTATGCTACCAAGCAGTTGACTAAG TCAGGAGTTCGTCTTGTTCGTGGCATTGTTAAAGATGTTAAAGCTCAGAAGATTATCCTAAATGATGGTACTGAGGTTCCATATGGTTTGTTGGTATGGTCTACTGGTGTTGGTCCATCACCTATTATTCAATCTCTAGATCTCCCAAAAGCTCCTGGTGGAAG GGTTGGGGTTGATGAGTGGCTTCGTGTTCCTTCAGTACAAGATGTGTTCTCAATAGGTGACTGCAGTGGATTTGTTGAAAGTACTGGAAGACCAACACTTCCAGCATTGGCCCAA GTGGCAGAGAGACAAGGTAAATATTTAGCAAATACGTTGAACAAAATTGGTAAAGCAGGTGCAGGACATGCAAACAGTGGAAAAGAAATAGAACTTGGGGATCCATTTGTTTACAAGCATCTTGGAAGTATGGCAACTATTGGCAGATACAAGGCTCTTGTTGACCTTAGACAAAGCAAG GAGGGAAAAGGGATAGCACTGGCAGGAGTTCTAAGTTTTTTTATTTGGCGTTCGGCGTATATTACACGCGTCGTCAGCTGGAGGAACAGATTCTATGTATTTATCAACTGGATTACAACTCTTGTGTTCGGTCGTGATATAAGCAGACTATGA
- the LOC131662198 gene encoding jacalin-related lectin 3-like, translating to MVSRGVVKEPAQFGPGPWGGEGGRLWDDGVFSVIKQIYLTKSPEGICSIQIEYDRNKQSVWSVKHGGNGGSTTHRIKLEYPNEVLSCISGYYGSLTTDEQEIVIKSLTFYTSRGKYGPFGDEVGKFFTSTTTEGKVVGFHGRSSMYLDAIGVHMQHWLGSQKTSRSSSLFKLF from the exons ATG GTTTCTCGTGGTGTGGTTAAAGAACCAGCTCAATTTGGACCAGGTCCATGGGGTGGGGAAGGAGGTAGACTCTGGGATGATGGAGTCTTTTCTGTTATTAAGCAGATTTATTTGACAAAATCACCTGAAGGAATTTGCTCAATTCAAATCGAGTATGATCGAAACAAGCAATCTGTATGGTCTGTGAAGCATGGCGGTAATGGGGGAAGCACCACACATAGG ATAAAATTGGAGTATCCAAATGAGGTTCTGTCTTGCATATCCGGCTATTATGGTTCACTTACTACCGATGAACAAGAGATAGTGATTAAGTCCCTGACTTTCTATACTAGTAGAGGAAAATACGGACCATTTGGTGATGAAGTAGGGAAATTTTTTACTTCAACCACAACAGAGGGAAAGGTGGTAGGTTTTCATGGGAGGAGTAGCATGTATTTGGATGCTATTGGGGTCCATATGCAGCACTGGTTGGGAAGTCAGAAAACTTCAAGATCATCATCCCTCTTCAAGCTATTTTGA
- the LOC131662196 gene encoding jacalin-related lectin 3-like yields the protein MVVHSLEEKPVSVGPWGGSGGYSWDDGVYSTIRQLVIVHDEGIDSIQIEYDKDENSVWSVKHGGSGGHKIDKIMLDYPNEFLTSIDGYYGSLNQWGPIFIRSLSFESNRKIYGPYGVVQGTYFSLPVTGAQIVGFHGRYGWHIDAIGVHLRSHQQPKPSKALSSSQNHMTNTTESVGYSVIQGSVSQGFDIVVAVKQKDSSVKASPTKKIFSYKEPNSIEPKEKIVSMVKAPSIVEGVVTYGPWGGSGGYVFDDGPYTGIRQIDLSRNVGIVWIRVLYDLDGEAVWGYKHGGAGGFKHEKIIFDFPYEVLTHMSGYYGSLMYMGPSTIRSLTFHTTKRVYGPFGDEYGTYFTTKLNEGKVVGIHGRKGLFLDALGVHVIEGKVIVPVATSPSMEIISREPSITEINSAKWPAKIVPSKLAPLEEVSRGVVKEPAQFGPGPWGGEGGRLWDDGVFSDIKQIYLTKSPEGICSIQIEYDRNKQSVWSVKHGGNGGSTTHRIKLEYPNEVLSCISGYYGSLTTDEQDIVIKSLTFYTSRGKYGPFGDEVGKFFTSTTTEGKVVGFHGRSSMYLDAIGVHMQHWLGSQKTSRSSSLFKLF from the exons ATGGTAGTGCAT AGTTTAGAGGAGAAACCTGTATCAGTTGGACCATGGGGAGGCAGTGGAGGATACAGTTGGGATGATGGTGTTTATTCAACAATAAGGCAATTGGTGATAGTTCATGATGAAGGAATTGACTCCATCCAAATTGAATATGACAAGGACGAGAATTCTGTTTGGTCAGTTAAGCATGGTGGAAGTGGAGGCCATAAAATTGACAAG ATCATGCTTGATTACCCAAATGAGTTCCTAACATCCATTGATGGATACTATGGTAGCTTAAATCAATGGGGGCCAATCTTCATCAGATCACTGAGTTTTGAGAGTAACAGGAAAATCTATGGACCATATGGAGTTGTACAGGGAACATACTTTTCCTTGCCAGTGACAGGAGCCCAGATTGTTGGATTCCATGGCAGGTATGGTTGGCACATAGATGCCATTGGAGTCCATTTGAGGTCCCATCAGCAGCCAAAACCATCCAAAGCTTTGTCAAGCTCACAGAACCACATGACTAACACTACTGAGAGTGTTGGTTATTCTGTAATACAAGGAAGTGTTAGCCAAGGCTTTGACATTGTTGTTGCTGTAAAACAGAAAGATAGTTCTGTCAAAGCTTCACCAACCAAGAAGATTTTCTCCTATAAAGAACCTAACAGCATTGAGCCAAAAGAAAAG ATAGTTTCGATGGTGAAGGCACCGTCAATAGTTGAAGGTGTGGTCACATATGGACCTTGGGGTGGTAGTGGTGGATATGTCTTTGATGATGGACCTTACACTGGAATCAGACAAATCGATTTGTCACGCAACGTTGGAATTGTGTGGATTAGGGTTTTGTATGATCTGGATGGAGAGGCTGTATGGGGATACAAACACGGTGGGGCTGGAGGATTCAAACATGAAAAG ATTATCTTTGATTTTCCATATGAAGTCCTAACACATATGTCAGGCTACTATGGATCTTTGATGTATATGGGGCCTTCTACTATAAGGTCACTTACATTCCACACTACCAAGAGGGTTTATGGACCATTTGGAGATGAATATGGAACTTATTTCACAACAAAGCTGAATGAAGGAAAGGTAGTTGGAATTCATGGTAGAAAAGGTTTATTTCTAGATGCTCTTGGTGTACATGTGATAGAAGGAAAAGTAATAGTTCCAGTAGCAACATCTCCCTCCATGGAAATCATCTCAAGAGAACCAAGTATTACAGAAATAAACAGTGCTAAGTGGCCAGCAAAAATTGTGCCTTCTAAATTAGCACCACTTGAAGAG GTTTCTCGTGGTGTGGTTAAAGAACCAGCTCAATTTGGACCAGGTCCATGGGGTGGGGAAGGAGGTAGACTCTGGGATGATGGAGTCTTTTCTGATATTAAGCAGATTTATTTGACAAAATCACCTGAAGGAATTTGCTCAATTCAAATCGAGTATGATCGAAACAAGCAATCTGTATGGTCTGTGAAGCATGGCGGTAATGGAGGAAGCACCACACATAGG ATAAAATTGGAGTATCCAAATGAGGTTCTGTCTTGCATATCCGGCTATTACGGTTCACTTACTACCGATGAACAAGATATAGTGATTAAGTCACTGACATTCTATACTAGTAGAGGAAAATATGGTCCATTTGGTGATGAAGTAGGGAAATTTTTTACTTCAACCACAACAGAGGGAAAGGTGGTAGGCTTTCATGGGAGGAGTAGCATGTATTTGGATGCTATTGGGGTCCATATGCAGCACTGGTTGGGAAGTCAGAAAACTTCAAGATCATCATCCCTCTTCAAGCTATTTTGA